The proteins below come from a single Vidua chalybeata isolate OUT-0048 chromosome 1, bVidCha1 merged haplotype, whole genome shotgun sequence genomic window:
- the SKIDA1 gene encoding SKI/DACH domain-containing protein 1: MGDLKSGFEEVDGVRLGYLIIKGKQMFALSQVFTDLLKNIPRTTVHKRMDHLKVKKHHCDLEELRKLKAINSIAFHAAKCTLISREDVEALYTSCKTERVLKTKRRKLSRALSATDLRPELAPPDPFSGFWKENKLWLGLSDSPRPLLPVRRKALRPGDTALLPAAHLPHIFSKYTGHSYPEIARAPCKSPVNYETAPAVGGCVPLRSRRPLAAAARPRLPTAGPPPLPARCRRRRHGAAAAAVTLGPPGGARRPLALPRPCRPRGAPRLPLPLPRGFGPPAFPESGSSDSESSCCSGRAAHDSDCGSSLSSSSEGSSEEEDEEEEEDEEGSGASDSSEGSSEEEEEEEEEEEEEEEEEEDSTSDSDSSSVSSQVSVQSIRFRRTSFCSPPGVVHANFLYHLAAAAASRPPAPAEPGGLPALRGAPGGVKPELPEEWGCPGWAPAAPALRCSGGLGSCFAEIRDDRVSELTFPHSEFSNNAKSTDLTINCVAKGASSPSPKTNNAFPQQRILREARKCLQATTTHRADNNTIAARFLNNDSSSAAANSEKDSKIPHCIEFATDLPSLQTDPAEDAASPGAAAAAELQCTDTGNKALPFLHSIKIKIEDSSANDEYEPDLTTHKLKCECNDTKDELYGVTESNNQDALLTAKEDSACTEKETTSLNPLTQSQVLSCTLGTPKPEDGEYKFGARVRKNYRTLVLGKRPVLQTPPVKPNLKSARSPRPTGKIETHEGTLDDFTVNNRRKRVASNVASAVKRPFNFMANFPCPPSLIIGNDGDLLPAYSLNTTKDSQPPHKAHPVWKWQLGGSAIPLPPSHKFRKFN, encoded by the coding sequence ATGGGAGACCTGAAGTCGGGTTTTGAAGAGGTGGATGGCGTGAGGCTCGGCTACCTCATCattaaaggaaagcaaatgtttGCACTCTCCCAGGTTTTTACAGACCTGCTCAAAAACATCCCGCGAACTACCGTGCACAAGCGAATGGAtcatttaaaagtaaaaaaacatcACTGCGACTTGGAGGAGTTGAGGAAACTCAAAGCCATCAACTCCATCGCTTTCCACGCCGCCAAATGCACCCTGATCTCCAGAGAGGACGTGGAAGCCCTGTACACATCCTGCAAAACCGAACGGGTTCTTAAAACGAAACGGAGGAAACTAAGCCGGGCGCTGTCTGCTACCGATCTCCGGCCGGAGCTCGCTCCCCCCGACCCCTTCTCCGGCTTCTGGAAGGAGAACAAACTTTGGCTGGGTCTGAGCGACTCTCCTCGGCCGCTGCTGCCCGTCCGGAGGAAAGCTCTGCGCCCGGGGGACACAGCCTTGCTACCGGCCGCTCATCTACCTCACATTTTTAGTAAATACACTGGCCACAGCTACCCAGAAATCGCTCGGGCGCCTTGCAAATCCCCCGTAAACTATGAAACGGCGCCGGCGGTGGGCGGCTGCGTGCCCCTGCGCTCTCGTCGCCCGCTCGCCGccgcggcgcggccccggctcCCGACCGCCGGTCCCCCGCCCCTGCCcgcccgctgccgccgccgccgccacggggcggccgccgccgccgtcaCGCTGGGCCCCCCCGGCGGCGCCCGCCggcccctggccctgccccggccctgTCGGCCCCGTGGCGCCCCGCGGCTGCCGCTGCCTCTGCCCCGCGGCTTCGGGCCGCCCGCCTTCCCCGAGAGCGGCAGCAGCGATTCggagtccagctgctgctcgggcCGCGCCGCCCACGACTCGGACTGcggctccagcctctccagctcCAGCGAGGGCAGCTcggaggaggaggacgaggaggaggaggaggacgaggagggCAGCGGCGCCTCGGACTCTAGCGAGGGCAGctcggaggaggaggaggaggaggaggaggaagaggaggaggaagaggaggaggaggaggacagcaCCTCGGACTCCGACTCCAGCTCGGTCTCCAGCCAGGTTTCGGTGCAGAGCATCCGCTTCAGGCGCACCAGCTTTTGCAGCCCGCCCGGCGTGGTCCACGCCAACTTCTTGTACCATctggcggccgccgccgcctcccggcccccggccccggcggagCCCGGCGGGCTGCCCGCCCTCCGCGGCGCTCCCGGCGGAGTCAAGCCGGAGCTGCCGGAGGAGTGGGGCTGCCCCGGCTGggctcccgccgccccggcgCTGCGCTGCTCCGGCGGCCTGGGGAGCTGCTTCGCGGAGATAAGAGATGATAGGGTATCCGAACTCACATTCCCACACTCTGAATTTTCCAATAATGCCAAGAGTACTGACCTAACAATTAACTGTGTTGCAAAGGGGGCCTCTTCACCTAGCCCAAAGACAAACAATGCATTTCCACAACAAAGAATACTCAGAGAGGCAAGGAAATGCCTTCAAGCAACTACTACACACCGTGCAGATAACAATACAATAGCTGCTAGGTTCTTAAATAATGATTCTTCATCAGCGGCAGCAAATTCAGAGAAAGATTCCAAAATCCCTCATTGTATTGAATTTGCCACGGATTTGCCCTCTTTACAAACTGATCCTGCGGAGGATGCTGCTTctccaggggcagcagcagcagctgagctccagTGCACTGATACAGGCAATAAGGCATTGCCATTCCTGCACagcattaaaatcaaaatagaGGACAGCAGTGCGAACGACGAGTATGAGCCTGATCTTACAACACATAAGCTAAAGTGTGAGTGCAATGATACTAAGGATGAGTTGTACGGTGTGACTGAGAGTAATAACCAGGACGCTTTATTAACAGCCAAGGAAGATTCTGCATGCACTGAGAAAGAAACCACTTCCTTAAACCCACTGACTCAGAGTCAGGTCCTCTCATGCACTTTAGGTACTCCAAAACCTGAGGATGGGGAGTATAAATTTGGAGCAAGGGTGAGAAAAAATTACAGGACACTGGTTTTGGGAAAGCGACCTGTACTGCAGACTCCTCCAGTCAAACCAAATTTGAAATCAGCTCGAAGCCCACGTCCTACAGGTAAAATTGAGACACATGAAGGAACACTGGATGATTTTACAGTTAACAATAGACGCAAAAGGGTAGCCAGCAATGTAGCATCAGCAGTGAAAAGGCCATTTAATTTCATGGCAAATTTTCCCTGTCCACCATCACTAATTATTGGCAATGATGGGGATTTGTTGCCAGCTTATTCCTTAAACACCACTAAGGATTCCCAACCACCTCACAAGGCCCATCCTGTATGGAAATGGCAGCTGGGCGGTTCTGCAATACCTCTTCCACCTAGCCACAAATTCAggaaatttaattaa